Proteins encoded in a region of the Leishmania panamensis strain MHOM/PA/94/PSC-1 chromosome 7 sequence genome:
- a CDS encoding DNAJ-domain transmembrane-like protein (TriTrypDB/GeneDB-style sysID: LpmP.07.0840), translating to MSKLINSHRRHRFEADALSPTSSAVALAPLSLPVLVVSATAAEALNILSLQTAPPSKQLAKLPVRVLTQLVQWRRPHDYCASVSASAAGDAGLYGGHSCMWTVRARRRGLEVCLRAGIRWAAAVTSFEAAAHPRLSTVPSMLLESVSSPYSSCVYAQSIIPSAAANSVDSSSTGAAAATLTGSLRIARRCYSSFTHAEDPNATAAAASATSQLEGAAAQVSSDSAVGKTERSERRLGDHERDAADSSSNVHEKSTEEQKTKEDGEVAAVPPFPEIYSAFCTLQLVQDDGRVVREWTVAHVKQAYRTLAKQLHPDVTGGDDELMEQVNTSYDLIMSLSAEVADNYRMWLEMGGEAELQLQRAQEQQELLRSRWTLREVEQLMMVGWCGTLSGIAMYAVWRALYGTSSVPNSVGGTAAIRGTAVADRSKMYYGINAADVRSASTRLTLPQAGATVSTAAGVQYGVVSIGGSALWIPPHLSFQVLRRVRTAVSHYALAVALTLAAWMKTVMLQRVLQRMLDGRGGGAG from the coding sequence ATGAGCAAACTCATCAACTCTCACAGGCGGCACCGATTTGAGGCAGATGCCTTGTCTCCTACCTCTTCCGCCGTCGCCCTAGCGCCGTtgtcgctgccggtgctggtCGTCAGCGCCACAGCCGCGGAGGCGTTGAACATCCTGTCGTTGcagacagcgccgccatcgaaACAGCTGGCAAAGCTGCCGGTGCGCGTGCTCACACAGCTCGTGCAATGGCGCCGGCCACACGACTACTGTGCGTCCGTGTCGGCGTCTGCAGCGGGCGATGCTGGCTTGTATGGCGGTCACTCGTGTATGTGGACTGTCCGCGCCCGCCGCCGCGGGCTGGAAGTGTGTCTGCGCGCCGGCATCCGATGGGCGGCTGCAGTGACATCGtttgaagcagcagcacacccccGGCTGTCGACAGTGCCGTCGATGCTGCTCGAGTCCGTTTCCTCTCCCTACTCTTCTTGTGTCTACGCACAATCGATCATCCCTAGCGCGGCGGCAAACTCTGTGGACTCGTCCAGCACcggggccgccgctgccaccctgACCGGCTCGCTGCGCATAGCGAGGCGCTGCTACTCCTCCTTTACTCATGCAGAGGACCCAAAcgctaccgccgccgccgcatcggctACATCGCAGCTCgagggtgccgctgcgcaggtgtCAAGTGACAGTGCTGTAGGCAAGACAGAGCGCAGTGAGCGGCGGCTGGGTGATCACGAGCGCGATGccgccgacagcagcagcaacgtccATGAGAAGTCtacagaggagcagaagacgAAGGAGGATGGCGAGgtggctgcggtgccgcCTTTTCCCGAAATCTACTCAGCCTTCTGCACCCTTCAACTCGTCCAAGATGACGGCCGCGTTGTGCGCGAGTGGACGGTGGCGCATGTGAAGCAGGCATACCGTAcgctggcgaagcagctgcaccccGACGTTAccggcggtgacgacgagCTGATGGAGCAGGTGAACACATCATACGACCTGATCATGAGCTTGtccgcggaggtggcggataATTACCGCATGTGGCTGGAGATGGGCGGtgaggcagagctgcagctgcagcgcgctcaGGAGCAGCAAGAACTGCTCCGCTCGCGCTGGACGCTTCGTGAAGTGGAGCAGCTCATGATGGTGGGGTGGTGCGGCACGCTCTCTGGTATCGCTATGTATGCCGTGTGGCGTGCTCTCTACGGCACCTCGTCGGTGCCCAACTCTGTGGGTGGTACAGCTGCCATCAGAGGCACTGCTGTCGCTGACCGCAGTAAGATGTATTACGGCATCAACGCGGCGGATGTGCGCTCCGCTAGTACTCGACTGACGCTCCCGCAGGCAGGCGCGACAGTGTCGACGGCTGCAGGCGTGCAATACGGTGTGGTAAGTatcggcggcagcgcgctgtGGATACCACCACATCTGTCCTTtcaggtgctgcggcgggtGCGGACAGCCGTGTCGCACTACGCCTTAGCGGTGGCACTCACGCTGGCGGCGTGGATGAAGACTGTCatgctgcagcgcgttcTTCAGCGGATGCTCgacggccgcggcggtggtgcaggctgA
- a CDS encoding 6-phosphofructo-2-kinase/fructose-2,6-biphosphatase, putative (TriTrypDB/GeneDB-style sysID: LpmP.07.0830), which translates to MESNTAVTPPPSDTDAAALKGDARATATHHVNMQRSNGGVSALAHASSSRVRTLASASSYSTTAQAAAMSPSLPKSGVSSATSHVKAVMLHGVTHPTAHPVAEAEQPNHNFSFQAGEEPARANVTTSAAMHSDALCRGSPQLECHTFVDPHADTVEAEASAPCRLQARHHHHCGHYHCGHSDAHRSRPASVGKGAAATATTTTAAASATNTHLCVSSQDLPLIHHSNTSDGSGSRGTSCSSSGSSGRHSTRSYDNLTVSCASAASFMGSQTPVNFINTAYHRWFSPELLCLGCEAIVERIVGQRPRPYHRWVWRKAKDYQELHALNVHKNNAYQNPAAAADHPVVVEAMTGCVAAVHPDTAFKASPTASSTLSPGGAAGGVSQGTRRASLKVPLPTVLSDSSSSPVAGVVGLTDAGERVSNSGRCATADSSAPSWATAATPPTKSPSGLNHLPSTGSTENAAGGSELLHTSSTEKDMPFGVMSQLSVYTIPTSQQGPQYFKTTTEDGTKTLVIVMMGLPARGKTFLAQKICRLLGWHGSRAKVQNIQVAWRRMLLDWEAAHPERVTCSSSGEAPVGQEASASAAEARIGDEVPSCERGASHGIPRPTGAAGEEGTITASLPATATVVPVQPAFTRSDRLAGRHSTQSDVTRNVPSVVTGSLNASLRRATATNISSVPTLASTFTPAATKTATATTTYTNATTAAKSSPSCSLSDIGAAAGQRSSVNTPFLCLDRNTPSVCPSMQAHTAALLEDSTATPLPASAAASSLLSGTHFPATTVANVTEKRSRGSVTRHSPTADTPPETTSDGGAPRLEASAGIAPHITRCVDNSPLPAEVLRTRHFRELIEQPTSVARRLYRYVLQSFAEDCRLFFQHGGEVVVVNDDFITEELRQEAERLFRPLAAQFFYIEVIRDAEEDPLDLVRCKARDPVEYPLSDINPGSAADDLHERLAFLESVYETLKEAPQMKSNARQTPTTSAAGAAATATEVATGASVNTADGHSAKTQDEGETAIACSPTTLSQSKHHQQQLAPPRSYVKIMNSNTIETQGVSGYLASRIISYVMSLSQVKIQHPIYFVLHGESLYNVEGRIGGNPSLTEQGMLDAVALLEFLGSLKRRLEHVDREQYVHNQKQEHHSRAVGDSESCSSATAAFSPNMVGTLEMWTSQLQRAIQTTELSERLLNIRTLRWSSLNEIHAGVCEDMTYAEVKERYPLIDYFRRRNKYSFRYPEGESYQDLVIRLEPVIMELENADKVVVVVAHQAVLRCLLAYFGSTSAESSIGVEVPHRTVWRCTYDSKGIASLDELKLDNYEVGLHLPKGKGSQVESATNPSSP; encoded by the coding sequence ATGGAGTCCAACACGGCGGTGACGCCTCCACCAAGTGATACGGATGCTGCAGCTTTGAAAGGGGATGCTAGGGCAACAGCCACCCACCACGTCAACATGCAACGCAGCAACGGTGGCGTGAGTGCGCTGGCCCacgcaagcagcagccgcgtgcGGACTCTTGCATCTGCCAGCTCCTACTCGACCACCGCCCAGGCGGCAGCCATGTCGCCATCGTTACCCAAGTCGGGGGTTTCGTCCGCGACGAGTCACGTGAAGGCGGTGATGCTTCACGGTGTTACCCACCCCACCGCGCATCCCGTAGCTGAGGCGGAGCAGCCCAACCACAACTTCAGTTTCCAAGCCGGCGAGGAGCCAGCGAGGGCGAATGTTACGACctccgcagcgatgcacagTGACGCGCTGTGCCGCGGCAGCCCACAGCTGGAGTGTCACACTTTTGTCGACccgcacgcagacaccgtCGAGGCAGAGGCCAGTGCGCCCTGTCGGCTCCAggcgcgccaccaccatcactgtGGCCACTACCATTGCGGTCATAGTGATGCGCACCGTAGCCGCCCGGCAAGCGTGGGGAAAGGggcggcagccacagccaccactaccactgctgctgcatcagctACTAACACGCACCTGTGTGTTTCCTCTCAAGACCTGCCCCTGATTCACCACTCCAACAcgagcgacggcagcggtagTCGCGGCACCAGCTGCTCTTctagcggcagcagcggccgccacAGCACTCGCAGCTACGATAACCTCACAGTAAGTTGCGCCTCGGCTGCGAGCTTCATGGGCTCCCAGACCCCAGTTAACTTCATTAACACGGCGTACCACAGGTGGTTTTCTCCGGAGCTGTTGTGCCTGGGTTGCGAGGCCATCGTGGAGCGCATCGTCGGCCAGCGGCCGCGTCCGTACCACAGGTGGGTGTGGCGCAAAGCAAAAGACTACCAGGAGCTGCACGCGTTGAATGTTCACAAGAACAACGCGTATCAGAAcccggcggccgccgctgatcACCCTGTAGTAGTGGAGGCTATGACAGGGtgtgtggcggcggtgcacccGGACACAGCCTTCAAGGCATCGCCGACCGCCTCATCGACGCTGTCGCCCGGTGGCGCAGCCGGTGGTGTCTCCCAGGGCACAAGGAGGGCGTCCTTGAAAGTGCCACTGCCGACTGTGCTGTCGGACTCCTCTTCGAGCCCAGTCGCCGGCGTCGTCGGTCTCACGGACGCTGGGGAACGCGTGAGCAACTCTGGGAGGTGCGCCACGGCGGACAGTTCGGCTCCAAGCTGGgccacggcagcaacgccgccgacCAAGTCCCCTTCCGGCCTGAATCACTTGCCGTCGACCGGCAGCACCGAGAACGCGGCTGGCGGCTCGGAGTTGTtgcacacctcctccactgaGAAGGATATGCCCTTTGGGGTGATGAGTCAGCTCTCCGTGTACACCATCCCGACATCACAGCAGGGGCCTCAGTACTTCAAGACCACCACCGAGGACGGCACCAAAACTCTGGTCATCGTCATGATGGGCCTGCCTGCCCGCGGCAAGACGTTCTTAGCGCAGAAGATCTGCCGGCTGCTGGGCTGGCATGGGAGTCGCGCGAAGGTGCAGAACATTCAAGTAGCGTGGCGCCGCATGCTGCTAGACTGGGAGGCAGCGCACCCGGAGCGGGTGACGTGCAGCTCAAGCGGAGAGGCACCGGTGGGGCAGGAGGCAAGTGCGTCCGCTGCGGAAGCGCGCATCGGCGACGAGGTGCCATCTTGCGAGCGAGGAGCCTCGCATGGAATTCCGCGACCTACAGGAGCGGCAGGTGAAGAGGGGACTATCACGGCCTCTTTGCCAGCCACTGCGACGGTGGTTCCGGTGCAGCCCGCCTTCACTCGCTCAGACCGGCTAGCGGGGCGCCACTCGACGCAAAGTGATGTGACTCGGAACGTGCCCAGCGTCGTGACGGGGTCGCTTAACGCGTCCCTGCGGCGCGCTACGGCTACAAATATAAGCAGCGTGCCCACGTTGGCGTCAACCTTCACTCCTGCGGCGACGAAGACGGCCACGGCAACCACCACCTACACGAATGCCACTACTGCAGCGAAGTCCAGCCCCAGTTGCAGCCTCTCCGAcattggcgctgctgcgggacAGCGGTCGTCCGTAAAcaccccctttctctgcctcgACCGCAACACACCATCCGTGTGCCCTTCCATGCAGGCGCACACGGCTGCCTTGCTCGAGGACAGCACCGCGACACCCCTGCcagcctctgccgctgcctcttctctaCTGTCAGGGACGCACttccccgccaccaccgtagCAAATGTCACCGAGAAACGTTCACGTGGTTCGGTTACGCGGCACTCGCCGACCGCCGACACGCCACCAGAGACGacgagcgacggcggcgcgccgaGACTCGAGGCTTCAGCAGGGATAGCACCGCACATAACCCGATGCGTCGACAACTccccgctgccggcggaggtgctgcgcacgcgGCACTTCAGGGAGCTCATCGAGCAGCCCACGAGTGTCGCTCGTCGCCTGTATCGCTACGTCCTGCAAAGCTTCGCCGAAGACTGCCGTCTCTTCTTCCAGCACGGCGGCGAGGTGGTTGTGGTGAACGACGACTTCATtacggaggagctgcggcaggaggcggagaggctgTTCCGCCCACTGGCGGCGCAGTTTTTCTACATAGAGGTAATCCGTGACGCCGAGGAGGACCCGCTCGACCTTGTGCGATGCAAGGCTCGAGACCCGGTGGAGTACCCGCTCAGCGACATCAACCCCGGATCGGCTGCCGACGACTTACACGAGCGACTGGCATTCTTGGAGAGCGTGTACGAGacgctgaaggaggcgccCCAGATGAAGTCAAACGCGCGCCAGACGCCAACCACATCCGCTGCTGGGGCTGCGGCGACCGCGACGGAGGTGGCGACAGGGGCAAGCGTCAATACCGCAGATGGCCACAGTGCCAAGACGCAGGACGAGGGTGAGACGGCGATTGCCTGCTCGCCCACGACGTTATCGCAGTCaaagcaccaccagcagcagttggcgccgccgcgcagctaCGTGAAGATTATGAACTCGAACACGATTGAGACACAAGGCGTCTCTGGTTATCTGGCGAGCCGCATAATCTCGTACGTCATGAGCCTGTCACAGGTGAAGATTCAGCATCCCATCTACTTTGTGCTCCATGGCGAGAGTCTCTACAACGTGGAGGGTCGCATCGGTGGCAACCCGTCGCTCACGGAGCAGGGCATGCTGGacgctgtggcgctgctcgagtTCCTTGGCTCGCTGAAGCGCCGCCTCGAGCACGTAGACCGTGAGCAGTACGTGCATAATCAAAAACAAGAACACCACTCTAGAGCAGTCGGTGACAgcgagagctgcagctcgGCAACTGCCGCTTTTTCTCCGAACATGGTGGGTACGCTGGAGATGTGGACAagtcagctgcagcgcgccatcCAGACTACCGAACTCAGTGAGCGCTTGCTGAACATCCGCACgctgcgctggagcagcCTGAACGAGATCCACGCCGGCGTGTGTGAGGACATGACGTACGCtgaggtgaaggagcgctACCCACTTATCGACTACTTCCGCAGGCGCAACAAGTATAGCTTCCGGTACCCTGAGGGCGAGAGCTACCAGGACCTCGTCATTCGACTGGAGCCTGTCATCATGGAGCTAGAGAACGCCGACAAGGTCGTTGTCGTTGTGGCTCACCAGGCAGTTCTGCGCTGCCTGCTTGCCTACTTtggcagcacctcggcggAGAGCAGCATCGGCGTCGAGGTGCCGCATCGCACGGTTTGGCGCTGCACGTATGACTCAAAGGGGATTGCCAGCCTGGACGAGTTGAAGCTGGACAACTATGAGGTGGGCCTCCACCTTCCGAAAGGAAAGGGCTCACAGGTGGAGTCGGCCACAAACCCCTCGAGCCCCTGA